A region of Helicobacter sp. 12S02232-10 DNA encodes the following proteins:
- the nuoK gene encoding NADH-quinone oxidoreductase subunit NuoK, translated as MISLGHYLVLSGLLFCIGLAGVLRRKNILMLFFSTEIMLNAVNIGFVAIGSFMGDMNGQMFALFIIAIAASEVAIGLGLVIMWFKKHKTLDIDNLNTMKG; from the coding sequence ATGATAAGTCTTGGACATTATTTAGTTCTTTCAGGACTCCTATTTTGCATCGGGTTAGCAGGTGTTTTAAGACGAAAAAATATTTTAATGCTATTTTTTTCAACAGAAATTATGCTCAATGCCGTCAATATCGGTTTTGTAGCGATAGGAAGCTTTATGGGCGATATGAATGGGCAAATGTTTGCTCTTTTTATCATTGCTATCGCAGCAAGCGAAGTGGCCATCGGATTGGGGCTTGTTATTATGTGGTTTAAAAAACATAAAACCCTTGATATTGACAATCTCAATACTATGAAAGGTTAA
- the nuoL gene encoding NADH-quinone oxidoreductase subunit L, translating into MNFLSDSHYIFLLSLVIFSPLIGAIYAGFWGSKEKSFHVGVLNSFLIFISFIASVILFISTANGVSFDFTLMDWMVLGDFNTDFSFVLDSISATMILVVSLVSFLVHVYSIGYMEKDPGYNRYFSYLSGFVFSMIILVMSDNFLGLFIGWEGVGLCSYLLIGFWYDRTSANAASIEAFVMNRIADLGMLLGIIMIYWVFGTLKYAQVFDMIQNVDIPNSYLTIIGILLFIGAMGKSAQFPLHTWLANAMEGPTPVSALIHAATMVTAGVYLLIRSNPLYEMIPHLGYFIACLGAFVAIFGASMALVNKDLKRIIAYSTLSQLGYMFVAAGIGAYWIALFHLFTHAFFKSLLFLGAGNVMHAMEDNLDITKMGKLFKPLKVTCIFMIIASAALSGIYPFAGFFSKDKILEVAFGSGHYFLWLLLLIGAGMTAFYSFRLIMLVFFGSKRHSISHPHEAKSFMLYAMSPLVLLAIISGFFEENFSHFIYQSIPLMKQFHAPVLILIAITSLIAILSILYAVYKYRQGYQEAERGFFYKLLYNQYYIPQIYKKIFIIPYGVIADFLWKKIEIKIIDATVDSIGKILIWLSKMLQFIQNGNLTRSLRLMSFGILIMLVFAIIGFWR; encoded by the coding sequence ATGAATTTTTTATCTGATTCGCACTATATTTTTCTCTTATCTCTAGTTATTTTTTCACCGCTTATAGGAGCTATATATGCAGGATTCTGGGGAAGTAAAGAAAAATCCTTTCACGTTGGGGTTTTAAATTCCTTTTTAATTTTTATATCTTTTATCGCTTCTGTCATTTTATTCATTTCCACTGCTAATGGTGTGAGTTTTGATTTTACACTAATGGATTGGATGGTTTTAGGGGATTTTAACACAGATTTTTCTTTTGTTCTTGATTCTATCAGCGCGACAATGATTCTGGTTGTAAGCCTTGTTTCATTCTTAGTTCATGTCTATTCAATCGGCTATATGGAAAAAGATCCCGGCTATAATCGCTACTTCAGCTATCTCTCAGGCTTTGTATTCTCAATGATTATTTTAGTAATGAGTGATAATTTTTTAGGGCTATTTATCGGATGGGAAGGCGTGGGATTATGTTCCTATCTTCTCATTGGCTTTTGGTATGATCGAACAAGCGCAAATGCAGCCTCAATCGAAGCCTTTGTAATGAATAGAATCGCTGATCTTGGAATGCTTCTTGGCATTATTATGATTTATTGGGTATTTGGAACTCTCAAATATGCACAAGTTTTTGATATGATCCAAAATGTCGATATACCAAATTCTTACCTAACAATAATAGGAATCTTACTATTCATTGGGGCTATGGGAAAATCTGCCCAATTTCCTTTGCATACTTGGCTTGCCAATGCTATGGAAGGACCAACACCCGTTTCAGCACTTATCCACGCTGCTACGATGGTAACTGCAGGGGTGTATCTCTTGATTCGATCAAATCCATTGTATGAAATGATTCCACATCTTGGCTACTTTATAGCTTGTCTTGGGGCATTTGTAGCGATATTTGGAGCAAGTATGGCACTTGTCAATAAAGATCTTAAAAGAATTATTGCTTATTCTACTCTCTCCCAGCTCGGCTATATGTTTGTAGCAGCTGGTATCGGTGCTTATTGGATTGCTTTATTTCATTTATTCACACACGCCTTTTTCAAATCTCTTTTATTCTTAGGAGCAGGCAATGTAATGCATGCGATGGAAGACAATCTTGACATTACAAAAATGGGAAAACTTTTTAAACCCTTAAAAGTAACTTGTATTTTTATGATCATTGCTTCAGCTGCTCTTTCGGGTATCTATCCGTTTGCAGGATTTTTTTCAAAAGACAAAATTTTAGAAGTCGCATTTGGTAGTGGGCATTACTTCTTATGGTTATTGCTGTTAATCGGCGCAGGTATGACAGCCTTTTATAGTTTTAGACTCATTATGCTTGTTTTCTTTGGTTCTAAACGTCATTCGATTTCTCATCCACATGAAGCCAAATCGTTTATGCTCTATGCGATGTCTCCATTGGTTCTTTTGGCTATTATTTCAGGCTTTTTTGAAGAGAACTTTTCCCATTTTATTTATCAAAGCATTCCTTTAATGAAGCAATTTCACGCCCCTGTTTTGATTTTAATTGCCATCACAAGTCTTATAGCAATTTTATCAATCTTGTATGCGGTTTATAAATATCGACAAGGATACCAAGAAGCCGAAAGAGGCTTTTTTTACAAACTCCTGTACAATCAATATTATATTCCTCAAATTTATAAAAAAATTTTCATTATTCCCTATGGAGTCATAGCCGATTTCTTATGGAAAAAAATTGAAATAAAAATTATTGATGCAACCGTGGATAGTATTGGTAAAATTTTAATTTGGCTCAGCAAAATGCTGCAATTCATTCAGAATGGAAACCTTACCCGTTCGCTCCGATTGATGAGTTTTGGCATTCTTATAATGCTTGTTTTTGCAATCATTGGATTTTGGAGGTAA
- the nuoI gene encoding NADH-quinone oxidoreductase subunit NuoI encodes MAKQSYKWVEALPTPTNNPQKFFKSLKTIFGMDLFKGLALTLKEFFSKNVTVQYPLETLPLSPRYRAVHNLQRLLESGEERCIGCGLCEKICTSNCIRIITHKGNDGRKKIDSYTINLGRCIYCGLCAEVCPELAIVMGDRFENASEQRAHFGIKEDFLKDMQEAKNHSQQEFQGFGSPSLDADTKIKKTPLDY; translated from the coding sequence ATGGCAAAACAAAGCTATAAATGGGTGGAAGCCTTACCCACACCCACAAATAACCCTCAAAAATTCTTTAAAAGTCTTAAAACCATATTCGGAATGGATCTTTTTAAGGGACTTGCACTCACGCTCAAGGAGTTTTTCAGCAAAAATGTGACAGTGCAATACCCTTTAGAAACCCTGCCACTAAGCCCAAGATATCGAGCAGTCCATAATTTGCAAAGATTGCTTGAATCTGGAGAAGAAAGATGTATCGGATGTGGTTTGTGTGAAAAAATTTGTACAAGTAACTGCATTCGTATCATCACGCACAAAGGAAATGATGGCAGAAAAAAAATTGATAGTTATACCATCAATTTAGGACGTTGCATTTATTGCGGGCTATGCGCAGAAGTATGTCCCGAACTTGCAATTGTTATGGGAGATAGATTTGAAAATGCGAGCGAGCAAAGAGCACACTTTGGAATTAAGGAAGATTTTTTGAAAGATATGCAGGAAGCAAAAAATCATTCTCAGCAAGAATTTCAAGGTTTTGGCTCTCCAAGTTTGGATGCGGATACAAAAATCAAAAAAACCCCTTTGGATTATTAG
- the bamD gene encoding outer membrane protein assembly factor BamD, translated as MDISKALILIFLISNFLYSLEITVNYGKENSKNFSVLNIKGSKPFLCAEKPNYVDSGYIVECIIDAIPQEGFSPTKTMFFDFYYRMIDGKFHLYIEPKQKQKLFAIPNDLKKDIQIIREKPTLSQAWQIIGYEDHIPFLSNQRPRGLNFPVLIPDAQTPYIPELDINNKPLTYSKGFDFDAYMKAKSELEKKSYYEALNTINATLKQYPNTIFKKDLYLYQIIALSKLNQKQQDAIIEIALNWIKQYPNDPSIPHVLYLLAKAYSEIRYISESQYYYKRIIQEYSQSRYAPLAKMRLAIDFLNASNIGLASIYFQEAYAEAKDLESASEIALNWSRLEIVKQNFTNAANLIEKVLQAYPEFFVLDPQKTYKIINFLEKNSLYKNAADIAQYLFKHTNSKQIGYDLGNLYEKAGEFDKAHQANLDYIKSHPTDPKIKEVKKRDDKILFQISGDNKEKLERYNYIIKKYPNTEQSQKAQKLKARLLIDEKQYQQVLEMRKDLGEDSPFVQLAINSLIKSYLQDNDCKDANIYLVQTQQYDLNESQKLKAFDCLYNASLNKNAQIISEGMAQQAKTTDQKLAWLYRDANNLYKLGNYKTSVLAAKDAFSIALLSKKSQYYDVGFTLFSDLSDINSKEEAFKTYNELEKLFKNDKRMIKVYATLLNWETQIKNDTTIQIYAQNIIALQKKYKIDEFTPYVEFELINSLIRSNKPQEALVQVNELLLKNLNDEQKQKALYTKASIQNLQKDVQGAKKSFEKCMLIQTDSPWKNLCLQGLDLFKQ; from the coding sequence TTGGACATTTCCAAAGCACTTATACTTATTTTTCTAATTTCAAATTTTTTATATTCTCTTGAAATTACGGTTAATTACGGAAAAGAAAACTCAAAAAATTTCTCCGTCCTCAACATCAAAGGTTCTAAACCTTTCTTGTGTGCAGAAAAACCGAACTATGTAGATTCTGGCTACATCGTTGAATGTATCATTGATGCAATACCTCAAGAAGGTTTTTCACCTACAAAAACAATGTTTTTTGACTTTTATTACCGAATGATTGATGGCAAATTCCATCTTTATATTGAGCCCAAACAAAAGCAAAAACTTTTTGCCATTCCTAATGATCTCAAAAAAGACATTCAAATTATCAGAGAAAAACCAACCTTATCTCAAGCGTGGCAGATCATCGGATATGAAGATCATATTCCTTTTCTCTCAAATCAGCGCCCTAGGGGATTAAACTTTCCAGTCCTCATACCTGATGCCCAAACCCCCTATATTCCAGAACTCGATATCAATAATAAACCCTTAACTTATTCTAAAGGATTTGATTTTGACGCATATATGAAAGCAAAATCTGAATTAGAAAAAAAATCGTATTATGAAGCCTTAAATACTATTAACGCAACGCTAAAACAGTACCCTAATACAATCTTTAAAAAAGATCTCTATCTCTACCAAATTATTGCTCTTTCCAAACTGAATCAAAAACAACAGGATGCAATTATTGAAATAGCTTTAAATTGGATCAAACAATATCCCAATGATCCATCAATTCCACACGTACTTTACCTTTTGGCAAAAGCTTATTCAGAAATTCGATACATTTCAGAGTCTCAATACTACTACAAAAGAATCATTCAAGAATATTCTCAAAGCAGATACGCTCCATTAGCAAAAATGCGCTTAGCCATTGACTTCCTCAACGCTTCCAATATTGGATTAGCCTCCATCTATTTTCAAGAAGCTTATGCTGAAGCAAAAGACCTTGAAAGTGCAAGTGAAATCGCCCTCAATTGGTCGAGGCTTGAAATCGTAAAACAAAATTTTACAAATGCTGCGAATTTGATTGAAAAAGTACTCCAAGCCTATCCAGAATTTTTTGTTCTAGATCCTCAAAAAACTTATAAAATCATAAATTTTTTAGAGAAGAATAGTCTTTACAAAAATGCTGCTGACATTGCCCAATATCTCTTTAAACATACTAACAGTAAACAAATAGGATATGATCTTGGAAATCTCTACGAAAAAGCAGGAGAATTCGACAAGGCACATCAAGCAAATCTTGACTATATTAAAAGTCATCCGACAGATCCAAAAATAAAAGAAGTCAAAAAAAGAGATGATAAAATTCTATTCCAAATCTCAGGCGACAACAAAGAGAAGCTCGAACGCTATAACTACATCATTAAAAAATATCCCAATACCGAACAAAGCCAAAAAGCTCAAAAACTTAAAGCCCGGCTACTCATAGATGAAAAACAATACCAACAAGTTTTAGAAATGAGAAAAGACCTTGGGGAAGATTCTCCATTTGTGCAACTTGCAATCAATAGTCTGATTAAAAGCTATCTGCAAGATAATGATTGTAAAGATGCTAATATCTATTTGGTTCAGACGCAACAATACGACCTCAATGAATCTCAAAAACTTAAAGCATTTGATTGTCTCTACAATGCCTCTTTAAATAAAAATGCCCAAATTATCTCTGAGGGAATGGCACAACAAGCTAAAACCACTGATCAAAAATTAGCGTGGCTCTACCGAGACGCCAATAATCTCTATAAACTTGGAAATTATAAAACTTCAGTTTTAGCAGCCAAAGATGCATTCTCTATAGCACTTTTAAGCAAAAAATCTCAATATTATGATGTTGGATTCACGTTATTTTCTGATCTATCTGATATTAACAGCAAAGAAGAAGCCTTTAAAACTTATAACGAACTTGAAAAATTATTCAAAAATGATAAAAGAATGATAAAAGTTTATGCAACCCTACTCAATTGGGAAACTCAAATTAAAAATGATACAACCATACAAATTTATGCGCAAAACATCATCGCGCTCCAAAAAAAATATAAAATCGATGAATTCACTCCTTATGTAGAGTTTGAACTCATCAACTCCCTAATTCGCTCAAACAAACCTCAAGAAGCGTTGGTTCAAGTCAATGAGCTACTTTTAAAAAATCTCAATGATGAACAAAAACAAAAAGCTCTCTATACTAAAGCTTCAATACAAAATCTCCAAAAAGATGTACAAGGAGCAAAAAAATCATTTGAGAAATGTATGCTTATTCAAACAGATTCTCCTTGGAAAAACCTCTGTCTTCAAGGATTAGATTTATTTAAACAATAA
- a CDS encoding NADH-quinone oxidoreductase subunit J, with protein sequence MFEVIAFYFFAALSLSMFLIVVTTKNVLYAITALASGLIFISAFFFLLNAEFMGVVQIAVYAGAVIVMYAFGMMFFDSSQDVIERTHSPKILYLLVFGIAVILTLIFGAPIISQNLMNNQMDTTLAINEKMSNIELVGYVLFTKYLIPFEVAAIMLLGAMIGGIATGIRKVHFPSEDQKSEEQIKEVL encoded by the coding sequence ATGTTTGAAGTGATAGCCTTTTATTTTTTTGCCGCTTTGAGTTTATCTATGTTTCTCATCGTGGTAACAACCAAGAATGTCCTATATGCTATTACTGCTCTTGCAAGCGGACTGATTTTTATATCCGCATTTTTCTTTTTATTGAATGCAGAGTTTATGGGAGTGGTTCAGATTGCTGTTTATGCTGGAGCAGTGATTGTAATGTATGCTTTTGGAATGATGTTTTTTGATAGTTCTCAAGATGTAATTGAACGCACGCATTCTCCAAAAATTCTTTATTTGTTGGTATTTGGTATAGCTGTGATCCTTACACTTATTTTTGGTGCCCCCATTATTTCTCAAAATCTGATGAACAATCAAATGGATACGACTTTAGCAATCAATGAGAAAATGAGCAATATTGAACTGGTCGGTTATGTGCTATTTACAAAATATCTCATTCCTTTTGAAGTTGCTGCAATTATGCTTTTGGGAGCAATGATCGGAGGAATTGCCACTGGTATTCGAAAGGTTCATTTTCCCTCTGAAGACCAAAAATCTGAAGAACAAATAAAGGAAGTATTATGA
- the nuoN gene encoding NADH-quinone oxidoreductase subunit NuoN produces MLENFYIPFTDLKFHTLLPMFITIFGAICILSANAFTLKFSRSLNVALCMLFIAIDLAFVLGLNGFDLGFFGTIRLDGISILTQIIILVASLFFIFLAISKERYAEFQTPEFYPLYLFMTAGFQFMVSSDNLILILLGLEIASLSLCVLIAFNDENTGIEAAIKYFVMGVLASAFYAIGAMILYLATGNIEIHNIVATIYQNNFEPTLLLITGFIFMIGAIGFKISLVPFHTWMPDVYEGSNPVLAGYISIVPKIAGFAVAIRIFDVFIKSEIPWIEDLLYILVIITITLPNIMAFMQEDIKRMLSFSSISHSGFALACIFINTTQSQNAMFIYWFMFLFTNIGAFAILWLSKNKKKLWHSHYDHPYSKFQGLVRVYPLMAILLAIFMFSLAGIPPFAVFWGKMLAVSSAINAGYIWLAIIMMLNSAIAAYYYLKLIVFMFLKEPVVTQENSEVYIENATYSIKGVIGIAAIICCLSIFMVQFLLDITSKYITNSVY; encoded by the coding sequence ATGCTAGAAAATTTTTACATTCCTTTTACAGACTTAAAATTCCACACTCTTTTGCCTATGTTTATTACCATTTTTGGAGCCATTTGTATCCTCAGTGCAAATGCTTTTACCTTAAAATTTTCACGTAGTCTCAACGTAGCGCTATGTATGCTATTTATTGCTATTGACTTGGCTTTTGTATTGGGTTTAAATGGATTTGATTTGGGATTTTTTGGCACTATCAGACTTGATGGCATTTCAATTTTAACCCAAATTATCATTCTTGTTGCTAGTTTATTTTTTATCTTTCTAGCCATTTCAAAAGAGCGCTATGCAGAGTTTCAAACTCCTGAATTTTATCCGCTTTATTTATTTATGACTGCAGGCTTTCAGTTTATGGTTTCAAGCGACAATTTAATTTTAATTTTATTGGGATTAGAAATCGCTTCGCTTTCTCTATGTGTCCTTATTGCGTTTAATGATGAAAATACAGGCATAGAGGCAGCTATCAAATATTTTGTAATGGGAGTTTTGGCAAGCGCATTTTATGCCATTGGGGCAATGATTCTTTATCTGGCTACCGGAAATATTGAAATTCACAATATTGTAGCTACTATTTATCAAAATAATTTTGAACCAACCCTTTTGCTTATAACGGGGTTCATATTTATGATTGGAGCCATCGGATTTAAAATTTCTCTAGTTCCTTTTCATACTTGGATGCCCGATGTTTATGAGGGAAGCAATCCAGTTTTGGCAGGATACATCTCCATTGTTCCAAAAATTGCAGGTTTTGCTGTAGCCATCAGGATTTTTGATGTCTTCATTAAATCAGAAATTCCGTGGATTGAAGATTTACTCTATATCCTTGTCATCATCACGATCACTCTTCCTAATATTATGGCATTTATGCAAGAAGATATTAAAAGAATGCTATCCTTTAGCTCCATATCCCATTCAGGATTTGCATTAGCCTGTATTTTTATCAATACAACTCAAAGTCAAAATGCAATGTTCATTTATTGGTTTATGTTTCTTTTTACGAACATTGGTGCATTTGCTATCCTTTGGCTATCAAAAAATAAAAAAAAGCTTTGGCACTCCCATTACGATCATCCTTATTCAAAATTTCAAGGTCTTGTAAGGGTTTATCCACTCATGGCTATCTTATTAGCTATTTTTATGTTTAGTCTTGCTGGTATCCCACCTTTTGCAGTCTTTTGGGGTAAAATGCTTGCAGTAAGTTCTGCAATTAATGCTGGTTATATTTGGCTTGCAATCATTATGATGCTAAATAGTGCAATTGCAGCTTATTATTACCTTAAACTAATTGTTTTTATGTTTCTCAAAGAGCCTGTAGTCACACAGGAAAATTCAGAAGTTTATATAGAAAATGCGACCTACTCCATTAAAGGTGTGATCGGAATTGCAGCCATTATTTGTTGCCTTTCGATTTTTATGGTTCAATTTTTGCTTGATATCACTTCAAAATACATTACCAATAGTGTTTATTAA
- a CDS encoding NADH-quinone oxidoreductase subunit M, with protein MDYLLSIVIFFPALASVFVFIMDNNVAKPYGITIGLIELILVAALWMGFDYSNPNMQFENAFALIPDYGINYHVGIDGISLFLLVLNAFIIFLTTIYLNQPNDKNHLVVCLLLLESILMGVFSSLNMVLFYIFWEISLVPILYMIGAWGTGEKIYAALKFFLYTFFASLIMFIGILYFGYLYFIASGGWSFDILDWYSLVLPFDIQLWLFLAFFISIAVKIPIFPFHTWLPHAYGDAPTLGSVILAAVLLKMGTYALVRFSLPLFPDASFALIVPIAILALFMVIYGGMLAFVQKDMKQVVAYSSISHMGVAVIGIFALNLEGIGGSVFTMVGHGIVSGALFMLVGMIYHRRKTRQISEFGGLAQVMPNFAVIFGIVMMANVGLPLTVGFVGEFFSLLGFFKIHPVITLLAGTSIVISAIYMLNLYKKVFFGSVKNIKNIVLKDLCPREMSVLTPLVIAIIFLGIYPKPLLTPIQNSSEQLLQIMNDRSVKEKTKNYLQKSMLKNESVQDLNKNPKPIREA; from the coding sequence ATGGATTATTTACTCAGTATCGTTATTTTCTTTCCTGCTCTAGCCTCCGTATTTGTTTTTATTATGGATAACAATGTTGCCAAACCCTATGGCATCACTATCGGACTTATTGAGCTCATTTTGGTCGCAGCACTTTGGATGGGCTTTGATTATTCCAATCCAAATATGCAATTTGAAAATGCCTTTGCACTTATTCCTGATTATGGAATCAATTATCACGTTGGTATCGATGGGATTTCGCTTTTCTTATTGGTTTTAAACGCTTTTATCATCTTTTTAACAACCATTTATCTCAATCAACCCAATGATAAAAATCATCTCGTTGTCTGTCTGTTGCTTTTAGAAAGCATCTTAATGGGTGTATTTTCATCACTAAATATGGTTTTATTTTATATTTTCTGGGAAATATCTCTAGTGCCGATTCTTTATATGATAGGAGCTTGGGGAACCGGAGAAAAAATTTATGCTGCACTAAAATTTTTCTTATATACTTTTTTTGCCTCTCTAATTATGTTTATCGGCATACTTTATTTTGGCTATCTTTATTTTATCGCTTCAGGAGGATGGAGTTTTGATATTTTAGACTGGTATAGTCTTGTCTTGCCTTTTGATATTCAACTATGGCTATTTTTAGCATTCTTCATCAGTATAGCCGTAAAAATCCCTATTTTTCCTTTTCATACTTGGCTTCCTCACGCTTATGGAGATGCCCCGACACTAGGATCTGTCATTTTAGCTGCTGTGCTTCTTAAAATGGGTACATATGCTTTGGTGCGTTTCTCTCTTCCTCTTTTCCCCGATGCAAGTTTTGCTCTTATAGTTCCTATAGCAATTTTAGCTCTTTTTATGGTGATTTATGGGGGTATGCTTGCTTTTGTTCAAAAAGATATGAAGCAAGTAGTCGCTTACAGTTCCATATCCCATATGGGTGTAGCAGTTATTGGTATTTTTGCCCTCAATCTTGAAGGAATTGGAGGTTCGGTATTTACAATGGTCGGACACGGCATTGTAAGCGGTGCTTTGTTTATGCTAGTAGGAATGATCTATCACAGAAGGAAAACAAGGCAAATTTCAGAATTTGGAGGGCTGGCACAAGTAATGCCAAATTTTGCAGTTATTTTTGGAATAGTAATGATGGCAAATGTAGGTCTTCCCTTAACCGTAGGTTTTGTCGGCGAATTTTTTAGTTTATTGGGATTTTTCAAAATCCACCCTGTTATTACCCTGTTAGCAGGAACAAGCATTGTCATTTCAGCAATTTATATGCTCAATCTATATAAAAAAGTATTTTTTGGATCTGTCAAAAATATTAAAAATATTGTTTTAAAAGATCTTTGTCCTAGAGAAATGAGTGTTCTAACTCCCCTTGTGATTGCGATTATTTTTCTGGGCATTTATCCAAAACCTCTTTTAACCCCAATCCAAAATAGTTCTGAACAACTTTTGCAAATTATGAATGATCGATCCGTCAAAGAAAAAACAAAAAACTATCTACAAAAATCTATGCTTAAAAACGAATCGGTTCAAGACTTGAACAAAAATCCCAAACCAATCAGAGAGGCGTGA
- the nuoH gene encoding NADH-quinone oxidoreductase subunit NuoH, translated as MSAFIIETLIKILVVVAVFSFLGGFTTYLERKILAFFQRRLGPVYVGPWGLFQVVADGIKLFSKEDIVPQNANKLIFTIAPIIAMMSAFISMAPIPFFGDFTLFGYRIKPVISDINVGLLFFLAIGSVGIYAPLLAGLASRSKYSLIGAARAAIQLLSFEVVSTLTILAPLMIVGSLSLIEINNYQSGGISNWLVFKQPLAFVLFLVASYAELNRTPFDLLEHEAEIVAGYATEYSGLKWGMFFLAEYAHLFAFCFVISLIFFGGYNPLWFIPGGIAIILKVCFFVFLAMWARATFAHVRPDQLMHMCWKIMMPLALINILITGIAILL; from the coding sequence ATGAGCGCATTTATAATAGAAACTCTGATTAAAATTTTAGTCGTCGTTGCTGTCTTTTCATTCTTAGGTGGATTTACTACTTATTTGGAAAGAAAAATTTTGGCATTTTTCCAACGAAGATTAGGACCTGTCTATGTTGGTCCTTGGGGACTTTTTCAGGTAGTTGCCGATGGTATCAAGCTTTTTAGCAAAGAAGATATTGTGCCTCAAAATGCCAATAAACTTATCTTTACCATCGCCCCTATCATAGCAATGATGAGTGCATTTATATCAATGGCTCCGATCCCATTTTTTGGCGACTTTACTCTATTTGGTTATCGTATCAAACCTGTCATTTCAGATATCAACGTCGGTCTTTTATTCTTTTTGGCAATAGGGTCTGTAGGTATTTATGCCCCATTACTTGCCGGTCTTGCTTCTAGAAGTAAATATTCTCTTATTGGGGCTGCAAGAGCAGCTATTCAACTTTTGAGCTTTGAGGTTGTAAGCACTTTGACTATTTTGGCTCCATTAATGATTGTGGGTTCTTTATCTTTAATTGAAATCAATAATTATCAATCTGGAGGGATATCAAACTGGCTAGTATTTAAGCAGCCCTTAGCCTTTGTATTATTTTTAGTCGCAAGCTATGCTGAGCTTAATCGAACTCCTTTTGATCTTTTGGAACACGAAGCTGAAATCGTAGCCGGTTATGCCACTGAATATAGCGGTCTGAAATGGGGAATGTTTTTCTTAGCAGAATATGCACATTTATTTGCATTCTGCTTTGTGATCTCATTGATCTTTTTTGGGGGGTACAATCCTTTATGGTTTATACCTGGTGGCATCGCTATTATTTTAAAAGTTTGTTTTTTTGTATTTTTGGCAATGTGGGCAAGAGCTACATTTGCCCACGTCAGACCCGATCAATTGATGCATATGTGCTGGAAAATAATGATGCCCTTGGCGTTGATTAATATTTTAATCACTGGCATTGCGATCTTACTCTAG